In the genome of Criblamydia sequanensis CRIB-18, one region contains:
- the dapF gene encoding diaminopimelate epimerase, whose amino-acid sequence MPVESMIASYPANEKVMKSEKELSFAKYSGAGNDFILIDNRSPHELNWPLIAKQLCHRKEGIGADGLILLELSDRASFRLRFFNSDGSEAEMCGNGARTAVHFAASLGIQTKNFYTLQTKERILEARLKDQGIEISLGEVLDIQWHEEIELNGQPWRFAYLNTGVPHVVHFASDIESFPLLAIGSMIRHHEAFKPNGTNFNVVKLHHTHIEVRTFERGVEDETLACGTGVAASALAASVLHGLKSPIQVHVKSGDILEVNFTLHHKKPQKLTLLGPVKRLFDGVFTLSV is encoded by the coding sequence ATGCCAGTTGAGTCCATGATAGCTTCTTATCCGGCAAATGAGAAAGTGATGAAGTCTGAAAAAGAACTCTCTTTTGCAAAATATTCCGGTGCCGGAAACGATTTCATTTTGATCGACAATAGAAGCCCCCATGAACTTAACTGGCCTCTGATAGCCAAGCAGTTATGCCATAGAAAAGAAGGCATAGGCGCCGATGGTTTAATTCTTTTAGAGCTTTCTGACCGCGCCTCTTTTAGACTTAGATTTTTTAATAGTGATGGTTCGGAAGCTGAAATGTGTGGAAATGGAGCAAGAACCGCCGTTCATTTTGCAGCATCCCTTGGCATCCAGACAAAAAACTTTTACACCCTTCAAACTAAAGAGAGAATTTTAGAAGCGAGGCTTAAAGATCAAGGCATCGAAATCTCTTTAGGAGAAGTTTTAGACATTCAATGGCACGAGGAAATTGAATTAAATGGCCAGCCCTGGCGCTTTGCATACCTTAATACGGGCGTGCCTCATGTCGTCCATTTTGCCTCGGATATTGAAAGCTTTCCCCTTCTTGCTATAGGATCAATGATTCGCCATCACGAAGCTTTTAAACCAAATGGCACAAACTTTAATGTCGTCAAGTTGCATCATACCCATATCGAGGTAAGGACGTTTGAGCGAGGTGTTGAAGATGAAACTTTAGCTTGTGGAACCGGCGTTGCAGCTTCTGCCTTAGCGGCAAGCGTCCTTCATGGCCTCAAATCGCCTATTCAAGTGCATGTCAAGTCAGGAGATATTCTCGAAGTTAATTTTACTCTCCATCATAAAAAACCTCAAAAGCTCACCCTTTTAGGGCCTGTAAAAAGGCTTTTTGACGGTGTTTTTACTTTAAGCGTGTAG
- a CDS encoding sugar porter family MFS transporter encodes MQNYVLKLLLSGAFMKVDYCLKVALVAALAGILFGYDTGVMSGAILFVAEEFGLDSTMNGIVVGAVLFGALLGAAFSGRIADALGRKKLLILTAIAFILGSIGTAFSPSIATLTIGRLFIGFAIGIASYTAPLYISEISPADKRGQLVSLNQLAISLGILISYIVDFYAASYFSQNEWRWMLGLGVVPAIFLLIGMIYLPDSPRWVFSKGRESEAKEILQKIRGPNVSIENELGEIRMTLKEDREDWRLLFSKTLRPAIYTGFGLAAIQQITGINTILYYAPTILRLSGFESNNAAIFATMGIGVVFVLFTLLSLRLIDTLGRKPLLFMGLLGMSLGLSLLVFVFANPKNQIVHWLAISSMLLYIASFAVSLGPVVWLLISEIYPLKIRGIGASLATCVNWGSNLIVTATFLSLVDWIEVSGTFSLYLSLSLFSLFFIYYFVPETKGVTLEKIEEHLMANKPFRELKKPVEQALS; translated from the coding sequence ATGCAAAATTATGTTTTAAAACTCTTGTTATCGGGAGCTTTTATGAAGGTCGATTATTGTTTGAAAGTGGCTCTTGTGGCAGCATTAGCAGGTATTTTGTTTGGTTATGATACAGGGGTGATGTCAGGCGCTATCCTTTTTGTAGCAGAAGAATTTGGCCTAGATTCTACAATGAATGGGATAGTCGTAGGCGCGGTCTTGTTCGGGGCGCTTTTAGGAGCTGCTTTTAGCGGCAGGATTGCGGATGCGCTGGGGAGAAAAAAACTTCTTATCCTAACTGCTATAGCGTTCATTTTGGGCTCAATAGGAACAGCCTTTTCCCCCTCCATTGCTACTTTAACGATAGGGCGCTTATTTATAGGGTTCGCGATAGGGATTGCTTCCTATACAGCCCCTCTTTATATTTCCGAAATTTCTCCGGCTGATAAAAGGGGCCAGCTTGTCTCTTTAAATCAATTGGCTATAAGTCTTGGAATTTTGATTTCATATATTGTAGATTTTTACGCAGCTTCCTATTTCTCTCAAAATGAATGGCGATGGATGTTAGGGCTTGGGGTTGTGCCGGCCATTTTTCTTCTTATTGGAATGATTTACTTACCGGACAGTCCAAGGTGGGTTTTCTCAAAAGGGCGTGAAAGTGAAGCTAAAGAGATCCTTCAAAAAATAAGGGGGCCTAACGTTTCTATTGAAAATGAGCTTGGTGAAATTCGAATGACCCTAAAAGAAGATAGGGAAGACTGGCGTCTGCTTTTTTCAAAGACTCTTAGGCCTGCTATTTATACAGGCTTTGGCTTAGCTGCCATACAACAAATAACCGGCATCAACACCATCCTTTATTACGCTCCGACCATCCTTCGTCTTTCAGGATTTGAATCAAATAATGCCGCCATTTTTGCTACTATGGGAATCGGGGTTGTCTTTGTCCTCTTTACTCTTCTTTCGCTAAGATTGATTGATACTCTTGGCAGAAAGCCGCTTCTCTTTATGGGGCTTTTAGGTATGAGTCTTGGACTTTCCCTTTTAGTGTTTGTTTTTGCAAATCCCAAAAATCAAATCGTCCATTGGCTTGCTATTTCCAGCATGCTTCTTTACATCGCAAGCTTTGCAGTAAGTCTTGGGCCTGTTGTTTGGCTTTTAATTTCTGAGATATACCCGTTAAAAATCAGGGGCATAGGGGCAAGTCTTGCAACGTGTGTGAATTGGGGCTCTAATCTAATTGTCACGGCTACTTTTTTAAGTCTCGTTGATTGGATAGAGGTGAGTGGAACTTTTTCCCTTTACCTGTCCTTAAGTCTTTTTTCTTTATTCTTTATCTATTATTTTGTCCCTGAAACAAAAGGGGTTACACTTGAAAAAATTGAAGAGCATTTGATGGCGAACAAGCCTTTTCGCGAGTTAAAAAAGCCAGTTGAACAAGCATTAAGCTAA
- a CDS encoding xylulokinase, which yields MDALFLGFDCGTQSLKTTIIDYQNKKIIYEDSVHYDSDLPHYQTKHGVLHDGLSKTTPSLLFAEALDMAFERMIRKGLDLTLISAVSGSAQQHGSVYLNERGKSAFKNLNPNKSLKENFENGFSKDLSPIWMDASTSQECLEIEKAVGGSLFALKETGSSLFERFTGPQIRKFFKEEPASYKNTGLISLISGFMSSILSGSISPIDTADGSGMNLMSIEKGAWSKPFLEATADHLLEKLPPLSPSWRIIGEVSPYFTIKYGLNPKALAIIWSGDNPDSLLGLGIAESNVSAISLGTSFTYFGHMDTFRFDEKGEGHVFRSPDGHFMTLNCFKNGALAIEKMRSLYSLDLKSFENEVLKAKPGNDGKLLLPFFETEIVPKVLEAGVHRFHLNEEDVPGNCRALLEAEMLSMKVHSAWMGKAPTLIYATGGASKNKVLLQIMADVFNASVIERKVSNSACLGACLRAAYAYFSLNAKLTFKSLLANFFENGQEEKIVPKNPEAYHALIKHYADLEESYLNDFALKRR from the coding sequence ATGGACGCGTTATTTTTAGGATTCGATTGCGGAACGCAAAGTTTGAAAACCACAATTATCGACTATCAAAACAAAAAAATAATTTACGAAGATTCGGTTCATTATGATTCTGATTTGCCTCATTATCAGACTAAACATGGAGTCCTCCATGACGGCTTATCAAAAACGACCCCTTCTTTACTTTTTGCTGAAGCCCTGGATATGGCCTTTGAACGTATGATAAGAAAAGGTCTCGACTTAACTTTAATCTCAGCAGTCTCAGGTTCAGCGCAGCAGCACGGCTCGGTTTACCTCAATGAAAGAGGAAAATCCGCTTTTAAAAACTTAAATCCAAACAAGTCGTTAAAGGAAAATTTTGAAAATGGGTTTTCAAAAGACCTCTCACCTATTTGGATGGATGCCAGCACAAGTCAGGAATGTCTTGAAATTGAAAAAGCCGTGGGAGGAAGCCTCTTTGCCTTAAAAGAAACCGGCTCTTCCCTATTTGAAAGATTTACCGGGCCGCAGATTAGAAAATTTTTTAAAGAAGAGCCGGCATCCTACAAAAACACAGGTTTAATATCCCTTATTAGCGGTTTCATGAGCTCGATTTTATCAGGATCTATAAGTCCGATTGATACCGCCGATGGTTCAGGAATGAATTTAATGTCGATTGAAAAGGGCGCTTGGTCTAAGCCTTTTTTAGAGGCCACAGCAGACCATCTTTTAGAAAAATTGCCTCCTCTTTCTCCTTCTTGGAGAATTATTGGCGAAGTCAGCCCTTATTTTACGATCAAATATGGTTTAAATCCAAAAGCATTAGCTATCATCTGGTCGGGAGATAACCCCGATTCTTTACTAGGCCTTGGAATCGCGGAATCTAATGTTTCCGCCATAAGTTTAGGGACAAGTTTTACCTACTTTGGACATATGGACACTTTTCGCTTTGATGAAAAAGGAGAAGGCCATGTCTTCAGAAGTCCTGATGGCCATTTTATGACCCTAAACTGCTTTAAAAACGGGGCTCTTGCCATTGAAAAAATGAGATCGCTTTACTCCCTCGATTTAAAATCTTTTGAAAATGAGGTTTTGAAAGCAAAACCTGGAAATGACGGTAAACTCTTGCTTCCCTTTTTTGAAACAGAGATTGTCCCAAAAGTTTTAGAAGCAGGAGTCCATCGTTTTCATCTAAATGAAGAAGATGTTCCGGGCAACTGTCGAGCGCTTCTTGAAGCAGAGATGCTTTCAATGAAAGTTCATTCTGCTTGGATGGGGAAAGCGCCGACTCTAATTTATGCGACAGGGGGAGCCTCTAAAAATAAGGTGCTTCTTCAAATTATGGCAGATGTTTTTAATGCGAGTGTTATTGAAAGAAAAGTTTCAAATAGCGCCTGCCTTGGCGCTTGTTTAAGGGCAGCCTATGCTTATTTTTCTTTGAATGCAAAACTTACTTTTAAATCCCTTCTCGCAAACTTTTTTGAAAATGGCCAAGAGGAAAAAATTGTGCCGAAAAACCCGGAAGCCTATCATGCTTTAATAAAGCATTATGCAGACTTAGAGGAAAGTTACTTAAATGACTTTGCTTTAAAACGAAGATGA
- the cdsZ gene encoding zinc ribbon domain regulatory protein CdsZ, which translates to MPNFQNSSQGNILEILATILEIQELDMQMIQLMRLKKERQRELENINAIKGDLTHQVKAKEDEIVELKTIIKISEEELGELQNHIKDLENKQSSIKKVDEFNALSHEMAASDKQRTLKEQSLSDLYDKLTNEEDHLKNFRESLESTTESSKVLENEIFERISAINKEGKVIKEQRDELVKQADPEVFRIYERLLNNKKDRVIVPIENRTCSGCHIQLTPQDENLVRKAERITFCEHCSRILYWAETNEADAQVGTRVRRRRTTKQTA; encoded by the coding sequence ATGCCAAATTTTCAAAATTCTTCTCAAGGCAACATTTTAGAAATTCTCGCCACGATCCTTGAAATCCAAGAACTTGACATGCAAATGATTCAGTTGATGCGATTAAAAAAGGAACGTCAACGAGAACTTGAAAATATCAATGCGATTAAAGGTGATTTGACTCATCAAGTTAAAGCGAAAGAAGATGAAATTGTTGAACTTAAAACAATTATCAAGATTAGTGAAGAAGAGTTAGGCGAACTTCAAAATCACATTAAAGATCTTGAGAATAAACAAAGTTCTATCAAAAAAGTTGATGAATTCAACGCTTTAAGCCATGAAATGGCCGCCTCAGATAAACAGCGCACTTTAAAAGAACAATCTCTCAGCGATCTATACGACAAATTAACGAATGAAGAAGATCACCTTAAAAATTTTAGAGAAAGCTTGGAATCCACGACTGAAAGCAGCAAAGTATTGGAAAACGAGATTTTTGAGCGCATTTCTGCTATAAATAAAGAAGGGAAGGTGATTAAGGAGCAGCGAGATGAACTCGTTAAGCAAGCCGATCCAGAAGTTTTCCGTATTTATGAGCGTCTTTTAAATAATAAAAAAGACCGTGTGATTGTGCCTATCGAAAATAGAACTTGCAGCGGCTGCCATATCCAACTTACCCCTCAAGATGAAAACCTCGTTCGGAAAGCTGAACGCATCACTTTCTGCGAACATTGTTCCCGAATTTTATATTGGGCTGAAACTAACGAAGCTGACGCGCAAGTTGGAACAAGAGTTAGAAGAAGGCGTACCACCAAACAAACTGCTTAA
- a CDS encoding glycine hydroxymethyltransferase gives MSHYLKKYFEKTKESERSTAAIAYLASLDHIENSEPKVSQAIIQELKDQRSYLKLIASENYSSLAVQLAMGNLLTDKYAEGYPFHRFYAGCENVDTLESMAQEELKSLLGAKHAYVQPHSGADANLIAFWAVLTERVQNKEIQALGKATLDELTESEYETVRQVLNKQKVMGLALGAGGHLTHGYRHNISSKMMQSVSYGVDPKTGLIDYEALKAQVIKEKPLILLAGYSAYPRKINFAKMRAIADEVNAVLIVDMAHFSGLVAGKVFQGEFDPIPYAHIVTSTTHKTLRGPRGGIVLANDEFSEAVNKGCPLVMGGPLPHVIAAKAIAFKEANTQAFRNYASKVVENASLLASFLQELGLKVLTNGTENHLLIVDLTPLKINGRQAETLLRKAHLTVNRNSIPNDPNGPWYTSGIRVGTPALTTLGMGEKEMAEIAKIIASVLKSAEPDTQKDGQKSKAKAIVPENILESSQETVARLLKEYPLYPEITIDE, from the coding sequence ATGTCGCATTATTTAAAAAAATATTTTGAAAAAACCAAAGAGAGCGAGCGCTCAACCGCTGCTATTGCCTATCTTGCTTCTTTAGATCATATTGAAAATTCCGAGCCTAAAGTCAGCCAAGCCATTATTCAGGAATTGAAGGATCAAAGGTCCTATCTTAAACTTATTGCTTCGGAAAATTACTCCTCTTTAGCGGTTCAGCTAGCTATGGGCAATTTGTTAACGGACAAATATGCCGAAGGCTACCCGTTTCATAGGTTTTATGCAGGTTGCGAAAACGTCGACACGTTAGAATCCATGGCTCAAGAAGAACTTAAGTCTTTACTCGGCGCAAAGCACGCTTACGTCCAACCCCATTCCGGTGCCGACGCAAACCTGATCGCTTTTTGGGCAGTTCTTACAGAGAGAGTGCAGAATAAAGAAATTCAAGCCCTTGGAAAAGCCACGCTCGATGAATTAACAGAAAGCGAATATGAAACAGTACGACAAGTTCTAAACAAGCAAAAAGTCATGGGCCTCGCCCTCGGTGCGGGAGGCCATTTGACACATGGCTATAGACACAATATCTCTTCGAAAATGATGCAGTCCGTAAGCTATGGCGTTGATCCCAAAACAGGCTTAATTGACTATGAAGCCCTTAAAGCTCAAGTGATTAAAGAAAAGCCGCTTATTTTATTAGCCGGCTACTCCGCTTATCCAAGAAAAATTAATTTCGCTAAAATGCGCGCCATTGCCGATGAAGTGAATGCCGTTTTAATTGTAGATATGGCTCACTTTTCAGGCCTTGTCGCCGGAAAAGTTTTTCAAGGTGAGTTTGATCCGATTCCTTATGCCCATATTGTCACCTCAACCACACATAAAACCTTAAGAGGCCCAAGGGGCGGTATTGTTCTTGCAAACGATGAGTTTAGTGAAGCAGTTAATAAAGGCTGCCCTCTTGTTATGGGAGGCCCGCTTCCCCATGTGATCGCAGCTAAAGCCATCGCTTTTAAAGAAGCCAACACTCAGGCTTTTAGAAACTATGCTTCAAAAGTTGTTGAAAATGCGAGCCTTCTCGCCTCGTTTTTGCAGGAGCTAGGCTTAAAAGTTCTGACTAATGGAACAGAAAACCATCTTTTAATTGTAGACCTAACTCCGCTAAAGATAAATGGAAGACAAGCAGAAACGCTCCTTCGAAAAGCGCATCTTACCGTTAACCGAAATTCCATACCGAACGATCCAAACGGTCCTTGGTATACAAGCGGCATTCGCGTCGGGACACCTGCTCTAACAACACTTGGCATGGGAGAGAAGGAAATGGCTGAAATTGCAAAGATTATCGCGTCAGTCTTAAAGTCAGCTGAACCCGATACCCAAAAAGATGGTCAGAAAAGTAAAGCCAAAGCGATTGTACCTGAAAATATTTTAGAGTCAAGTCAAGAGACAGTTGCAAGACTTCTTAAGGAATACCCGCTCTATCCGGAAATTACAATTGATGAATAA
- a CDS encoding ATP-dependent Clp protease proteolytic subunit, with protein sequence MAKAPADKDLSPFLHLDDKIEQDLLDKRRIFLCDDVRSETAYQIIRKLWYLELKSQGEPILLVINSPGGAVDAGFAIWDQVKMISSPVYTMITGLAASMGSVLSLCAAKGRRLATPHSRIMIHQPLIGGVLQGQATDLDIQAREMIKTRSTLVKIYVEATGKSAEEIEKAIDRDTWMTANEAKDFGLLDHIVTKNEDLEKLLK encoded by the coding sequence ATGGCAAAAGCTCCAGCTGATAAAGATCTCAGCCCATTCTTGCACCTGGATGATAAAATCGAACAAGATCTTTTAGATAAACGACGTATTTTTCTCTGTGATGATGTTCGTTCTGAAACAGCGTATCAAATTATTCGAAAACTCTGGTACCTTGAATTAAAATCTCAGGGAGAACCCATTTTACTTGTGATTAATAGCCCGGGCGGCGCTGTCGATGCCGGCTTTGCTATCTGGGATCAGGTAAAAATGATTTCTTCTCCTGTTTACACGATGATTACAGGGCTTGCAGCTTCAATGGGTTCTGTTTTAAGCCTTTGTGCTGCAAAAGGTAGAAGGCTTGCAACCCCGCACTCTCGCATTATGATCCACCAACCTCTAATTGGCGGCGTTCTGCAAGGGCAAGCAACCGACTTGGATATTCAAGCCAGGGAAATGATTAAAACAAGAAGCACGCTTGTAAAAATTTACGTAGAAGCCACGGGAAAATCGGCTGAAGAAATTGAAAAAGCCATCGACCGAGACACTTGGATGACAGCTAATGAAGCCAAAGACTTTGGACTTCTCGATCATATCGTCACAAAAAATGAAGATCTTGAAAAATTACTAAAATAA
- the xylA gene encoding xylose isomerase, translating to MNFFQNIQPTEYQFYKPKQLVLGKTMEEHLRLSVCFWHTFCWQGTDMFGKSVFERPWKTKEEKIRAGFEFIEKLSLKYYTFHDVDVADEGPLEEVVGLMAEEMEKRQIELLWGTANLTGHPRYLAGAATNPDPYVFASAVHQVKETLDATHQLNGHNYVLWGGREGYETHLNTDMAQELNQLGRFLSLLADYKHKIGFKGTLLIEPKPHEPTKHQYDFDVANVYAFLQKHGLEKEYKVNIECNHATLSGHTLPHEVAYAIAHDLFGSIDANQGDPLLGWDTDQFPSDINTYTQTLYLILLNGGFQSGGFNLDAKVRRQSLDLEDLFYGHVLGIETIAKALLNAAHLIETGHLQEIVRKRYQGWETDFGKQIMSGKMSFETISNYVKTNKINPKPVSGRQEYIELYLNRINAEHEDVALI from the coding sequence ATGAATTTTTTTCAGAACATACAACCTACCGAATATCAGTTTTATAAACCGAAACAACTTGTACTTGGAAAAACGATGGAAGAGCATCTTCGGCTTTCCGTTTGTTTTTGGCATACCTTCTGCTGGCAGGGCACCGACATGTTCGGTAAATCCGTTTTTGAAAGGCCATGGAAAACTAAAGAAGAGAAAATTAGAGCCGGTTTTGAATTTATTGAAAAGCTTAGCCTTAAATATTACACCTTTCATGATGTGGATGTAGCGGATGAGGGACCTTTAGAGGAAGTCGTTGGCTTAATGGCTGAGGAGATGGAAAAAAGGCAAATCGAGCTTCTTTGGGGAACCGCCAATTTAACGGGTCATCCCCGCTATCTTGCAGGGGCTGCGACAAACCCGGATCCTTATGTTTTTGCATCGGCTGTCCATCAGGTTAAAGAAACTCTCGATGCCACTCATCAACTAAATGGGCATAATTATGTGCTTTGGGGAGGAAGAGAAGGGTATGAGACGCATTTAAATACCGATATGGCCCAAGAGTTGAATCAGCTAGGCAGGTTTTTATCTCTTCTTGCAGATTATAAACATAAAATCGGCTTTAAAGGCACTCTTTTGATCGAGCCGAAACCCCACGAGCCTACAAAGCATCAATATGATTTTGATGTGGCCAATGTTTATGCTTTTTTACAGAAACATGGCCTTGAAAAAGAATATAAGGTTAATATCGAATGCAACCATGCGACCCTTTCCGGCCACACCCTTCCTCATGAAGTAGCTTACGCTATTGCCCATGACTTATTTGGGAGCATCGATGCCAATCAAGGCGACCCTTTGCTTGGCTGGGACACAGACCAATTTCCAAGTGATATCAATACCTATACTCAAACGCTCTACCTTATTTTGTTAAATGGCGGGTTCCAAAGCGGCGGCTTTAACTTAGATGCAAAGGTAAGACGTCAAAGCTTGGATCTTGAAGATCTTTTTTATGGCCATGTCTTAGGGATTGAAACGATAGCCAAAGCTCTTTTAAACGCAGCACACCTTATAGAGACGGGTCATCTTCAAGAAATTGTTAGAAAAAGATATCAGGGTTGGGAAACAGATTTTGGAAAACAAATAATGAGCGGGAAGATGAGCTTTGAAACGATTTCAAATTACGTTAAAACAAATAAAATTAATCCGAAACCGGTCTCCGGAAGACAAGAATACATTGAGCTTTATTTAAATAGAATCAATGCCGAACATGAAGATGTAGCTCTCATCTAA